The following coding sequences are from one Clostridioides difficile ATCC 9689 = DSM 1296 window:
- a CDS encoding RusA family crossover junction endodeoxyribonuclease, with translation MIKITIPGRPISKSNFKLHNINGQAWMPSKGKYSKYLAYENMIAGFINQQYQGETVEENLITVLKLFFPNKRMGDLHNYPKSICDGIEKSGIIKNDKQLKPVLLFDFIDKDNPRVEIELYPVSKYDISYNIFEK, from the coding sequence TTGATTAAAATAACAATTCCAGGTAGACCTATTAGTAAATCTAATTTTAAGCTTCATAACATAAATGGTCAAGCATGGATGCCTTCAAAGGGAAAATATTCTAAGTATCTTGCATACGAAAACATGATTGCAGGTTTTATAAACCAACAGTATCAAGGGGAAACTGTTGAAGAAAATCTAATAACAGTCTTGAAATTATTCTTCCCAAATAAGAGAATGGGGGATTTACATAATTATCCAAAAAGTATTTGTGATGGTATTGAAAAAAGTGGAATAATAAAAAATGATAAACAACTTAAGCCAGTACTTTTATTTGATTTTATAGATAAAGATAACCCTAGGGTTGAAATTGAACTTTATCCAGTATCTAAATACGATATATCCTATAATATTTTTGAAAAATAA
- a CDS encoding aldo/keto reductase, producing the protein MRNLGNTNMKIKRVGFGGIPIQRITQDDTNLVINELEKQGINFIDSARGYTISEEAIGIAIEGKRDKFFLATKSMSRDYDSMKRDVEISLNNFKTDFIDLYQFHNVKEEEYDNLFKDKMAYSALLEAKEQGKIKHIGITSHNLNTIEKAIEDGKFDTIQFPYNIVEGQADEVFKKAHEKGIGIIVMKPLAGGALDNATLAIKYILSKDYIDVVIPGMESVEQVRQNVAVLENLVLDEKDNKEIEEIRNSLGKKFCRRCEYCMPCAVGINIPLSFLCEGYYTRYGLKEWAKEKYEVMDVKPTECIDCGLCESRCPYELPIREMLKTVVEKLG; encoded by the coding sequence CAAAGGATTACTCAAGATGATACTAACTTAGTTATAAATGAGTTAGAAAAACAAGGAATAAACTTTATTGATAGTGCAAGAGGGTATACAATAAGTGAGGAAGCAATCGGAATTGCCATTGAAGGAAAAAGAGATAAATTTTTCTTAGCTACTAAAAGTATGTCCAGAGATTATGATTCAATGAAGAGAGATGTTGAAATAAGTTTAAATAATTTTAAAACTGATTTTATAGATTTATATCAATTCCATAATGTTAAAGAAGAGGAGTATGATAATCTTTTTAAAGATAAAATGGCTTATAGTGCCCTTTTAGAGGCAAAGGAGCAAGGTAAGATAAAACATATTGGTATAACTAGTCACAATTTAAATACTATAGAAAAAGCTATAGAAGATGGAAAATTTGACACTATACAATTCCCTTACAATATAGTTGAAGGACAAGCAGATGAAGTGTTTAAAAAAGCTCATGAAAAAGGAATTGGGATAATAGTAATGAAACCTTTAGCTGGAGGTGCTTTAGACAATGCAACACTGGCTATTAAATATATACTATCTAAAGATTACATAGATGTAGTTATACCAGGTATGGAGAGTGTTGAACAGGTTAGACAAAATGTCGCTGTACTTGAAAATCTTGTGCTAGATGAAAAAGATAATAAGGAAATTGAAGAAATAAGAAATTCTTTAGGTAAAAAATTCTGTAGAAGATGCGAATATTGTATGCCTTGTGCTGTAGGAATAAATATACCATTGAGTTTTTTATGTGAAGGTTATTATACTAGATATGGATTAAAAGAGTGGGCTAAAGAAAAATATGAGGTTATGGATGTTAAACCTACTGAGTGTATTGACTGTGGGCTTTGCGAGAGTAGATGTCCATATGAACTTCCTATAAGAGAAATGCTTAAGACTGTTGTTGAAAAGCTAGGATAG